In Streptomyces sp. NBC_01381, the sequence GAAGTACTCCAGGTCGGCGGAGAGGTTCGTGCCGGAGACGTAGAAGATGTCCTGACTGGCCGAGCCGACGAGGACCTTGATGTCCTTGTTCGTCTTGGCCACCTTGCGCAGCCGCTCGGCCGCGGCCTCGAAGCGCTTCTTCGCCTTGACGACCTTGTCGGCCTTCACGTCGGCGCCCAGCGACTCGGCGAGCGCGAGCAGGCGCTGCAGGGGCTCGGTCATCTTGCGGTCGAAGACGCTGATGCCGGCGCTCGGGGCGAGCTTGAGGATCTTGTCCTTGCTCTCCTCGGGGACGGACCAGAGGGTGCCCGCGTCGTCGAACATCGTGGAGACGAGGAGGTCGGGGGCGAGGCCCGCGTACTTCTCGATGTTGAACTTGCCCCACTCGTTGCCGAGGATCGTCAGCTTGCTGATGTCCATGTCGCCGGCCTGGACGTCGGGCTTGCCGTCCTTGGTCTTCGTCGGGCCGAAGACGCCCTTGACCTCGATGCCGTAGTCGAAGAGGGCGGCGGCGACGCTGGTGAAGGCGACGATGTTCTTCGGCGTGGACTTGCTCTTGGCGGTCGTGCCGCGGTCGTCCTTGAAGCTCCAGGGCCCGGAGTCCGAGGCGCCCGCCTTGCCCGAACCACCCTTTTTGTCATCGCCGCAGGCTGCCAGCAGGGCCGTGAGGCCAAGGGCGCCGCCGGCGGCGAGTATGCCGCGACGGGAGGGCTGAGGGAGGCGGGCGTGGGACATGAGGGTCTCTGCTTTCGTGAGGACGGCGACGGGCCACTGGCCGGAACTAGCGCTTAGGTTAACCTAACCTAAGGCGATGTCCAGTGGCCCCTGGCGCCTGCCCTCGGGGACCCGGTCCTACTCGGTTCCCGTCGGTCCCGGTCGGTCCCAGTCGGTCCCAGTCGGTCCTAGGCGGTGAAGCCCAACTCCCGGGCGATCAGCATCCGCTGCACCTCGCTGGTCCCCTCCCCGATCTCCAGGATCTTGGAGTCGCGCCACATCCGGGCCACCGGGTACTCATTCATGAAGCCGTACCCGCCATGAATCTGCGTGGCCTCACGCGCGTTGTCGACGGCGACCGTCGACGAGTACAGCTTCGCGATCGCCGCCTGCTTCTTGAACGGCTCCCCGCTCACCAGGCGCGACGCCGCGTCCCGCCAGCCGACCCGCGCCATGTGCGCCCGCGTCTCCATGTCGGCGATCTTGAACTGGATCGCCTGGTTCGCCCCGATCGGCTTCCCGAAGGCGTGCCGCTCCTTCGCGTACTTCACGGACTCGTCGACACAGCCCTGCGCGAGGCCCGTGGCGAGCGCGGAGATCGCGATCCGGCCCTCGTCCAGGATCCGCAGGAACTGGGCGTAGCCGCGGCCCTCTTCGCCGAGCAGGTTCGCCGCGGGGACCCGGACGTCGGAGAAGGCCAGTTCACGGGTGTCCGAGGCGTTCCACCCCACCTTCGAGTACGGGGCGGCCACCGTGAAGCCGGGCGTCCCGGACGGCACGATGATCGCGGAGATCAGCGGCCGGCCGTCCGGCTTGCGGCCGGTGACGGCGGTGACGGTGACCAGACCCGTGATGTCCGTACCGGAGTTGGTGATGAAGCACTTGGAGCCGTTGATCACCCACTCGTCGCCCTCGCGCACCGCGGTGGTCCGCGTGCCGCCCGCGTCCGAGCCGCCGTCCGGCTCGGTCAGGCCGAAGGCGCCGAGCAGTTCACCGGAACAGAGCCGGGGCAGCCACTCGCGCTTCTGCTCCTCCGTACCGAAGAGGTGGATCGGCATCGCGCCAAGCGAGACGCCCGCCTCCAGGGTGATCGCCACGGAGGAGTCGACCCGCGCCAGCTCTTCGAGCGCGATGCCGAGGGCGAGATAGTCGCCGCCCATCCCGCCGTACTCCTCGGGGAAGGGCAGTCCGAACAGGCCCATGCGGCCCATCTCGCGGACGATCTCGTACGGGAACTCATGGCGTTCGTAGAGGTCGCCGATCTTCGGGGCGACGACGTCGTGCGCGAACTCCTCGACGGTGCGGCGGAGTTCCTCGTGCTCGGGGGACAGACGGTGGTCCATCGTTCTTCACTGCTCCTGGTGGGAGGCGCCCGTCAGGGCACGGACGGTGCGGGAGGGGCTGGGTCGGCCCAGTTGTCCGGCCATCCACGCGCTGGTGGCGGTGAGACGGCCGAGATCGACGCCGGTCTCGATACCGAGGCCGTCGAGCATCCATACGAGGTCTTCGGTGGCGAGGTTGCCGGTGGCGCTCTTCGCGTACGGGCAGCCGCCGAGGCCGCCGGCCGACGCGTCCACCGTGCGCACCCCGTGCTGCAGGGCGGCCAGGGTGTTGGAGAGCGCCTGGCCGTACGTGTCGTGGAAGTGCACGCCGATGCGGTCGGTGGGCACGCCCTCCTCGTTCAGCTCGGCGAGCAGCGCCAGGACATGGCCCGGTGTCGCCACACCGATCGTGTCGCCGAGGCTGAGCTCCTCGCAGCCCATGTCGAGGAGTGCCTTCGCGGTGCGGACGACCTGGGCGATGGGCACGGGGCCCTCCCAGGGGTCGCCGAAGCACATGGAGAGATAGCCCCGGACGTGCACCTTCTGCTCGCGTGCGCGGGCCACCACCGGCTCGGACATCGCGAGCGCCTCGTCCATCGTGCGGTTGAGGTTGGCCTTGGCGAAGGACTCGGTGGCGCTGACGAAGACGGCGACATTGCGGGCGCCGAGGGCCAGGGCCCGGTCGAGTCCCCTGCCGTTGGGCACGAGGACCGGGAGCTTCGCGTCCACGTCCCCCAGGAGGGGGAACAGCTGCTCCGCGTCGGCCAGTTGGGGCACCCACTTGGGGTGCACGAAGCTGGTCGCCTCGACGGTGGTGAGTCCCGCGTCCGCGAGGCGGTGGATGAACTCCGCCTTGATCTCCGTGGGGACGACCGATTTCTCGTTCTGCAGGCCGTCGCGTGCGCCCACCTCGTAGATACGGACGCGGGGCGGCAGATCCTGGGTGGGGACGACCATGGGGAGGCCGGTCTTGGCTGGGGTGGTCATTTCTTGTCCTCCTCCGGCTCGTCGGGGAGCACCACGGCCAGGACCTGGTCCATGGCGACGGTCGAGCCAGGCGTGACGTCCAGTTCGGCGACGGTGCCCGCGTGCGGGGCGGAAATGACGTGCTCCATCTTCATGGCCTCCACGACAAGGAGGCTCTGGCCCGCGGTCACGTGATCGCCGGTGGAGACCTTGACGACGGTGACCGTGCCGGGCATGGGGGCGGTGAGGGCGTCGGCCCCGCTGTGGGCGGCGCCGCTCAGGTTCGCCGCCACGGGGTCGTGGTCCTGGACGTGCCAGGCGTCGCCGTCCCGGCCCAGCCAGTCGCCGGCCCGGTGGAAGGTGTGGGTGAGGCCCTCCAGATGGACCGTGACGCTGCCGGGCTCCACGGTGCGCGGACCCTCGGCGGCGATGTGCGCGACGGGGTCGTGTCCCGGTACGCGCAGCCAGTGCGTCAGCGGTGCCGGGGTGCCACCGAGCCGCCAGCCCGCCGGCACCGAGAAGGGGTCGCGCCAGCCGTCACCGGTGGGTTCCAGGGCGGTGGTGCGGGCCGCTGCGGCGGCTTCGTACACCTCGTCGGGCACTCCATCGGGCACCAGGTCGTCCGCTTCCCGCTCGACGAGTCCCGTGTCCAAGTCCCCGGCGACCACCGCCGGGTGGGCGAGGAGCCGCCGCAGGAAGCCCGCGTTCGTCGGCACCCCCAGCGTCACCGTCCGGGCGAGCGCGGCCCGCAGCTTCCGCAGCGCCGTCGCGCGGTCGGGGCCGTACGCGATGACCTTCGACAGCATCGGGTCGTACAGACTCCCGACCTCCGTGCCCTCGCTCAGCCCCGAGTCGGTCCGCACGCCGTCGCCCTGCGGCTCGTGCAGCGCGAGCACGGTGCCGCCGGAGGGCAGGAAGCCGCGCGAGGGGTCCTCCGCGCAGATGCGGGCCTCGATCGCGTGGCCCGTGAGGGTGATGTCCTGCTGTGCGTACGGGAGTTCCTCCCCGGCCGCCACCCGCAGCTGCCACTCCACCAGGTCGAGGCCCGTGATCAGCTCCGTCACCGGATGCTCCACCTGGAGCCGGGTGTTCATCTCCATGAAGTAGTACGACGAGGGGTCCTTGCCCGGCACGATGAACTCCACCGTGCCCGCGCCCGCGTACCCGCAGGAGCGTGCCGCCTGGACCGCCGCCTCGCCCATCGCGGCGCGCGTGGCCTCGTCCAGGAGGACGCTCGGCGCCTCCTCGATGATCTTCTGGTGGCGGCGCTGGAGGGAGCATTCGCGCTCGCCGAGGTGGATCACATGGCCGTGGCCGTCCGCGAGGACCTGGATCTCGATGTGCCGGGGGCGGTCGATCCACCGCTCCACGAGCAGCGTGTCGTCGCCGAAGGAGGCGCGTGCCTCGCGCCGGGCGGCCGCGATCTCGTCCGCGAGGAGCGCGGCGTCCCGCACCAGGCGCATGCCCTTGCCGCCGCCGCCCGCGGAGGGCTTGAGCAGGACGGGGGTGCCGATCTCCCGTGCCGCTTCGGCCAGTTGGGCATCGGTCAGGCCACTGCCCGAAGAGCCCGGCACGACCGGGACGCCGGCCGCCTTGACCGTCTCCTTGGCGCGGATCTTGTCGCCCATCAGGGAGATGGCCTCGGCGGGCGGGCCGATGAAGGTGAGCCCGGCGGCCGCGCAGGCCCGCGCGAACTCCGCGTTCTCCGCGAGGAATCCATAGCCGGGGTGCACCGCCTGCGCGCCCGTCCGGGCCGCGGCCTCAAGGAGGCGCTCCACGGACAGATAGCTCTCGGCGGCCGGCGCGGGACCGATCCGTACGGCCGTGTCCGCCTCGCGCACATGCCGCGCGTCCGCGTCCGCGTCGCTGAACACGGCGACCGAGCGGACGCCGAGCGCCCGCAGCGTACGGATGACGCGGACCGCGATCTCGCCTCGGTTGGCGACCAGCACGGTGTCGAACATCGTCCCTCTTCCCGGTGTGGTCCTCTGGTGGAAGCCGCTCATCGTCCGCCCCTCACATCCGGAAGACGCCGAAGCCGGGCTCGCCCAGCGGGGCCTCGGCGCAGGCGGTCAGGGCGAGGCCGAGGACCTGCCGGGTCTCCATGGGGTCGATCACGCCGTCGTCCCACAGGCGTGCCGTCGCGTAGTAGGCATTCCCCTGCTGTTCGTACTGGGCGCGGACCGGGTCCTTGAAGGCCTCCTCGTCGGCCGCCGACCACTCCTCGCCGCGCCCCTCCAACTGGTCGCGCTTGACGGTCGCGAGGACCGACGCGGCCTGCTCGCCGCCCATCACGGAGATCTTGGCGTTCGGCCACATCCACAGGAAGCGGGGGGAGTAGGCACGGCCGCACATCGAGTAGTTCCCCGCGCCGTAAGAACCGCCGACCACCACCGTCAGCTTCGGCACGCGCGTGCAGGCCACGGCCGTCACCATCTTCGCGCCGTGCTTGGCGATGCCGCCCGCCTCATAGTCTCTGCCGACCATGAACCCCGAGATGTTCTGCAGGAAGACCAGGGGGATGCCGCGCTGGTCGCACAGCTCGATGAAGTGGGCGCCCTTCTGGGCGGATTCGGAGAACAGGATGCCGTTGTTGGCGATGATGCCGACCGGGTGGCCGTGGATGTGGGCGAAGCCCGTCACCAGCGTCTGGCCGTACTCCGCCTTGAACTCGGCGAAGCGCGAGCCGTCGACCACGCGCGCGATGACTTCCCGGACGTCATAAGGGGTGCGGGAGTCCGTCGGCACCGCTCCATAGAGCCCCAGCGGGTCGACCTTGGGCTCCTCCACTGCCCGGACGGACCACGGCAGTTCGCCGCGCTCGGGGAGCGTGGAGACGATCGTGCGGACGATCCGCAGGGCGTGCGCGTCGTCCTCCGCGAGGTGGTCGGTCACTCCGGAGACGCGGGAGTGGACCTCGCCGCCGCCCAGCTCCTCGGCCGTCACGACCTCGCCGGTCGCGGCCTTCACCAGGGGCGGGCCGCCGAGGAAGATCGTGCCCTGATTGCGGACGATCACCGCCTCGTCGCTCATCGCCGGGACATACGCCCCGCCCGCCGTGCACGAGCCGAGGACGGCCGCGATCTGCGGGACGCCCGCGCCGGACATCCGCGCCTGGTTGTAGAAGATCCGCCCGAAGTGCTCGCGGTCCGGGAAGACGTCGTCCTGCATGGGCAGGAAGGCGCCGCCCGAATCCACCAAGTAGAGACAGGGGAGGCGGTTCTCCAGGGCCACCTCCTGGGCCCGCAGGTGCTTCTTCACCGTCATCGGGTAGTACGTCCCGCCCTTGACGGTGGCGTCGTTGGCGACGATCACGCAGGTGCGCCCGGAGACCCGGCCGATCCCGGCGATGACGCCGGCGGCCGGAGCGTCCCCGCCGTACAGCCCGTCGGCCGCGAGCGGCGCCAGCTCCAGGAAGGGCGAGCCGGGGTCGAGCAGTGCGTCCACGCGGTCGCGGGGCAGCAGTTTGCCGCGCGCGACATGGCGGGCGCGCGCCCGCTCGCCGCCGCCGAGCCTGGCCGCCGCGAGCTTGGCCCGCAGGCCTTCGACGAGGGCGGTGTGCGCCGCCTCGTTCGTCCGCCATGCCTCGGACGCGGGATCAGCCGCGCTCCCAAGGACTGGTGCCTGCTGCATCCGTCGAGCCCCCTTGCTCGGTTAATGAGCGTTAACGCGTTTCCTCCAGGTTAACGAGCGCTAACCGACCTGTCTAGAATTAATTTCATGGCCACCAGAACCGATGCCCCCACCCGCCGCGAGCAGATCCTCAGAGAGGCCGCGCGGCTCTTCGCCGAGCGGGGTTTCCACGGCGTCGGCGTGGACGAGATAGGAGCCGCCGTCGGCATCAGCGGGCCCGGCCTCTACCGGCACTTCGCGGGCAAGGACGCGATGCTCGCCGAGCTGCTCGTCGGCATCAGCGGCCAGCTCCTGACGGGCGGCAAGCGGTGCGTGGCCGACACGGACGGCTCGCCGGAGCGGGTCCTCGACTCGCTCATCGAGGGGCACATCGACTTCGCGCTCGACGACCGCTCCCTGATCACCCTGCACGACCGCGAGCTCGACCGCCTGCGGGACAGCGACCGCAAGCTGGTCCGCCAGCTCCAGCGGCAGTACGTGGAGATCTGGGTCGACGTGGTGCGCAAGGTCTACCCGGACCTCGCCGAGAACGCGGCGCGGGTCGCCGTGCACGCGGTCTTCGGCCTGCTCAACTCCACGCCGCACCTGAGCCGCCGCGACGCGCTGCCCAGTCGCACGGCGATGGCGGAGCTGCTGCACCGTCTCGCGCGCGGGGCGTTCGCCTCGGCGGTGGCGCCCACGGCGTGACGAGGGGGCGCCCCCAGCGTGACGGGAGCGACAGACGCTCTCTCTGGACGGCCTCGTGACCGGCGGGTAACGTTGCTCTGAGCAAGCGCTTAGTCCGTTCTTGGACCACAGTCGCAGCCGCTGGGGCCGTCGTAGCAGAGGGAGTTTTCCGTGCGCCGTACCGTTTTCAATGAGGACCACGAGGCGTTCCGGGAGACCCTGCGCGCCTTCATCGAGGCCGAGGTCGTCCCCGTCCACGACGAGTGGTTCGCCGCCGGTGAGGTGCCGCGCGAGTTCTACTACAAGCTCGCCGAGCTCGGCCTCTTCGGCATCAACGTCCCGGAGGAGTTCGGCGGCGCCGGTATGGACTCGCACAAGTTCGAGGCCATCCAGTACGAGGAGACCTCCCGCGCGGGCGTCACCTTCGGCGGCTCCGGCGTGCACGTGCTGCTCGCCCTGCCGTACATCAAGATGCTCGCCACCGACGAGCAGAAGAAGCGCTACCTGGAGAAGTTCGTCTCCGCCGAGGAGATGTGGGCCCTCGCGATGACCGAGCCGGGCACCGGCTCCGACGTCGCGGGCATGAAGACCACCGCCAAGCTCTCCGAGGACGGCACCCACTACGTCCTCAACGGCTCCAAGACCTTCATCACCGGCGGCGTGCACGCCGACCGCGTGATCGTCTGCGCCCGCACCTCCGCGCCGCGCGAGGACGACCGCCGCTTCGGCATCTCCCTCTTCGCCGTCGACACCAAGTCCGAGGGCTACTCCATAGGCCGCAAGCTCGACAAGCTCGGCCTGAAGACCTCCGACACCGCCGAGCTGGCGTTCGTCGACGTCAAGGTCCCCGCCGAGGACCTCCTCGGCGAGGAGAACAAGGGCTTCTACTACCTCGGCAGCAACCTGCCCTCCGAGCGCTGGGGCATCGCCTACGGCGCGTACGCGCAGGCCAAGGCCGCCGTCCGGTTCGCCAAGCAGTACGTGCAGGAGCGCACCGTCTTCGGCAAGCCGGTCGCCTCCTTCCAGAACACCAAGTTCGAGCTGGCCGCCTGCCAGGCCGAGGTGGACGCCGCGGAGGCCGTCGCCGACCGCGCCCTTGAGGCCCTGGACGCCGGTGAGCTGACCGCCGCCGAGGCCGCGTCCGCGAAGCTGTTCAACACCGAGGTCGCGCACCGCGTCATCGACAAGTGCCTCCAGCTGCACGGCGGCTACGGCTTCATGAACGAGTACCCGATCGCCCGCCTGTACGCGGACAACCGCGTCAACCGCATCTACGGCGGCACCAGCGAGGTCATGAAGATGATCATCGCCAAGGACATGGGCCTGTGAAGAAGGACATCGGCCGGTAAAGATCGCCCTGTAGAACTGCATTCATGAACCAGGCACTTGAGTCCCTCCTCGATCTGCTCGACCTGGAGCAGATCGAGGAGGACATCTTCCGGGGCATGAGCCGCTCGGCTCTCGTCCCGCGCGTCTTCGGCGGCCAGGTGGCCGCCCAGGCGCTCGTGGCGGCCGGCCGCACGGTCCCCGCCGACCGGCCCGCCCACTCCCTGCACGCGTACTTCCTGCGTGCCGGGGACCCGGGCGCGCCGATCGTCTACACCGTCGACCGGATCCGCGACGGCCGCTCCTTCACCACCCGCCGGGTCGTCGCCGTCCAGCACGGGCAGCCGATCTTCCACCTCTCCGCGTCCTTCCAGACGCACGAGGAGGGCCTGGAGCACCAGACCGGGATGCCGTCGGCGCCGGACCCGGAGACGCTGCCGACCGCCGCCGAGATGCTGCCGCGCCATCTGCCGGCCGACGTCGCCGAGCGCCTTGTCGAGGCCCGCGCGGCCGTCGATCTGCGCTATGCGGACGTGCCGCCCTGGGGCACGGTCGGGCAGCCGCGGGAGCCGCGCTCCCAGGTGTGGTTCCGCACCAACGGCAAGCTGGCCGACCACCCCTTGCTGCACGTCTGCCTCGCCACGTACGTCTCCGACATGACGCTGCTCGACTCGGTGCTGCTCGCGCACGGCCGGGGCGGCTGGGCGGTCGGCGACGTCGTCGGCGCGTCGCTCGACCACGCGATGTGGTTCCACCGCCCCTTCAGGGCGGACGAATGGCTCCTGTACGACCAGGAGTCGCCGTCGGCGTCCGGCGGGCGCGGCCTCGGCCAGGCACGCATCTGGACGCAGGACGGACAGCTCGCGGTGACGGTGATCCAGGAGGGCGTGGTCCGCGTCCCCCGGGGCTGACCTGTGGAGCTGCTGCCGGACCCGATGGGCGCCGTGCCGGGAGCGTCTGGGATGCCACTCCCGAGAGCCAATGGCGGGCATGCCGTAACCAGTGTGCGGCTGACGCGTTAGTACGACTGTCACGTCGGCAGCAACTTGCCCATGGCGTGACAGATCAGGCGGGTCTCGTACTCGCCTCCGCCGCCGGGAGGGTGGTGGCCGGACGGGCATGACCCGTCAAACTCCCCGGAGCGATCCAGGGGAGAGTCTCACGCAGTTCGCGGGAGAGAACTCCAAGACGGCATCCACACCCTGATGCGCGTCAGACAGCCCAACGGGCTGGTTGCTCCGGACGTAGCCTCAGTGACGTCCCAGCTGGAGCGGTCCGCCTCGTCGCGCACCGGCCTCAAGCAGGCGCGCGGCGAGGCGGACCGCTTCGGGGTGAAGCTCAGGCGCTATCTGCGGCACACCCCCGACACCGCGGTGAAGGCCGTGGTCCTCGAGGACTCCGCGGCGCTCGCCGGCCTCGCGCTCGCCGCGGCCGGTCTGCTCGGCGGGCAGCTCACCGGGTCCGGCGTCTACGACGGCATCGCGTCGCTGTGCATCGGCGTGCTGCTCGTGTACGTCGCCTGGGTCCTCGGGCACGCCAACTCCGAGCTGCTCATCGGGCGCCCGCTGCCCCAGGAGATGCGGCAGCACATCCGCGAGGAACTCCTCGCCTCCGAGCACGTCGAGGCCGTCCTCGAACTGACCACCCTGTTGCAGGGGCCGCGCGAGGCGCTCGTCGCCGCCAAGGTCGACTTCCGCGACACCTCCACGGCGGCCCAGGTCGAATGGGCCTGTGAGCAGGCCGAGCGGCGGCTGCGCGAGCGGTTCCCCGCCGTACGCCGCGTCTACCTGGACCCGACGCCGGGATTCACGCAGCGGCGCGAGGAGGGCCTCAACCCGTGGCCGTAAGTCCCGTGGCCGTGAGTCCCGTGGCCGTGATTCAGGCCTCCGGAGTGAGCCCCGCCGAGTCCAGGAGGTACGCCGTCATCGGGTCGTAGAAGCGCGGGCTCGTGACGTGGTCGTCCAGCGGGACCGTCACCTGGAGGGTGCCCTCGGCCTCGCCGATGAACAGCGCCGGGTCGTTGCAGTCCGCGTACCCGACGGAGTCGATGCCGCGCTGGCCGGCCCGTCCAGCCCAGCCGTGGTCGGCGACGACCAGGTTCGGCTGCGGGCGGCCCTCGCGCTCCAGGCCGTCCAGGATCGCGTTCATCGGCTCCGGGGAGTGCGTGTGCCACAGCGTCGCGCCGCGCTCCAGCATCGCCACGTCCGCGAACTGGAAGACCATGCCCTCGTCGGCGGTGAGGCCCTCCGGGATGACGACGATCTCGCAGCCCGCCGTGCGCAGGGCGGCCGCCGTCGCGCGGTGCACGTCGAGCAGGCCCCCGGGGTGGCCGGTCGCGAAAAGGACCCGCTCCTTGCCGGCGGCCGCCTTCCGGAGGCGTGCGGCCATCCGCTCCAGGGCGTCGACCGTCAGCTCCGGGTCGATCGTGTCCTGCCCCTGCCGGTACTCCGCGTCGTCGATGACACCGCACCGCTCGGCCATCACCGCGAGGACGTCCTGCTCGTCGCTCCAGCGGTCGCCGAGCTCCAGGCCGAGCCAGTAGTGGCGGTCGCCGTTCGCGAGCTTCCTGTAGTGGCTGAGGTTGTTCTCGCGGGGGGTGGCGACGTCGCCCGCGATGCGGGAGCGTACGAGGTGGTCGACGAGCGCGGCACGGCTGGGTATCGGCATGGCTCCTATTCTGCCGTCCGTGACCGTGCGGTGGCGGGCTGTCCCGATGCCTGGACCGTGTGATGTGCGCCAAGCGCTGCGCTGGGCTTGAGCAGTGGCGGTCTGTTCCCGACTGCGGGCCGTATGTGGCTGAGCGCGCAGTTCCCCGCGCCCCTTACGGGGCGCCCCCCCCGGCGCCTCTTAAGAGGTTCGCTTTAGCGCGAACCACAGCTCCATGCGGACATCGGGATCGTCCAAATCTGCCTCCAGTAGTGCCGCGCATCGCGCGACGCGTTGGCGCACCGTGTTGCGGTGCACCCCCAGTGCCGTTGCCGTGCGGTCCCAACTGCCGTGCAGGGAGAGCCAGGTGCGCAGGGTCTCGGTGAGGGCCTGGCTGTCGCCCAGCGGGGCGAGCAGCACGCGCGCGTGGGCGTCGGCCTCGGCGGGCGCGACCAGCGCGGCGATGCCCGCCTCACGGTGCCGGACCAGCGGCGTGCGGGTCGCTTCCGCGCGGCGCAGGGCGCGGGCCGCCTGGGCGTCGGCGGCGGGCAGGTCGCCGGTGGCGGCGGGTGCGGAGGCGCCGAGCGTCCAGCCGGGCTGCTCGGCGATCTCGCGGTCGGCGGGGAGCAGCAGCCGTGCGACGCTCTCGCCCGCGTCGACCAGGCCGCAGTCCAGCGCCGCCGCGAGCGCGGACGCGGCCATGGCACGGGCCACCGGATCGGCGTCCGCGTCCCCGCGCGCGTGCACCACGGTCCAGCGCTCGGCCCCCAGGAGTGGTGTGACATCGCCGGCCGTCGCCCCGAGCAGCAGCCGCACCAGCGCCGCCGAGCGCGTGGACTCGGCGGCCCCCTGGTGCTTGCCGGTGAGGAGGGAGAGGAGAACGATCGCGACGCCGGTGATGGTGTGGTCCCCGGGTTCGCGCTGCTCGGCGGCGACACCGAGCGCGAAGCCCTGACCGCCGCCGAGCGCGTACGCGGCGAGCTGGGTGCCGCCCACGGAGTCGGTGGCGGACGCGGGGCTCGGGCCGGTCCTGCCGCCGGGGCGCACCACCCCGGCGAGGTCGCACAGCGCGTTGCGGGCTCCCGGCTCCGGCACTGTCCCCGCCGTGTGCAGCACCGCTCCGTCCGGCGCGTACAGGACCGTCCAACCGCCCAGGCGCGCCGCCAGCTGCCGCAGCACCGCCGGGACCGGGTCCGGCCGTGCCGCCGCCGTGGCGAGCCCTTGCTGGGCCTCCGTCACCCGGCGCAGCTCCGCGTGCCTGGCCTCCGCCACCAGCTGCCACACCGCGCGGGCGACCCCGCTGAACGTCGTACGCGGCGGCACCTCCAGAAGGGGCAGCCCATAGCGGTCGCAGGCCGTCACCAGGGCGCGCGGCACCGTGTCGTGCACCGGCGCCACTCCGAAGCCGAGCGCCGCGCCGCCCGCCTCCACGATGCGCGCCACGTAGTCGTCGAGATAGACGCCCGCGCCCGCCGGGTCCGTGATGTGCACGCCCGCCGTCAACAGCATCTCGCCGCCCAGGAGATACGGATACGGGTCCGCCATCTCCGAGGTGTGCACCCAGTGGATGGCCGCCCCGGAGCCGGCGGCGTCGGGGCCCGCGATCTGGCGCAGGCCCAGGTCCTCCCGGGCCAGGAGGGCGGTCAGCGGGACGGGCGGGGTCGGGGGAGCGATGGACGAGGCAGGTGGGCCAGGTGAGCCGGCTGATGAAGCTGAGCCGGCTGATGAAGCTGAGGCAGATGATGCGGCAGGGTCCGGCACGGTGGACGTTCCATCCATCTCGGTCGCTGGGAGTGGATGAAACGTACACTTCAGCGTTGCTTTCCGGCCACCTAAGGTCGTGCCGACCGCAGGCCGCGGGTACGGGCGGATGTCCCCACGGCCGGTCATCACCCCCATCTGCACGACACGCCACCGAGGTGCGCGAAGGAGGCCCCCTTTATGGCCGTCGACTACACAGTGATCGTCGTCTATCTCGCCGGCATGCTCGCCATGGGCTGGTGGGGCATGCGCCGCGCCAAGTCCAAGAGCGAGTTCCTGGTCGCGGGACGCCGCCTCGGGCCGTGGATGTACTCCGGGACCATGGCAGCCATCGTCCTCGGCGGCGCGTCCACCATCGGCGGCGTCGGCCTCGGCTACCAGTACGGGCTCTCCGGCGCCTGGATGGTCGTCACCATCGGCCTCGGCCTGCTCGCGCTGAGCGTCTTCTTCTCGGCGCGCATAGCACGGCTGAAGGTCTACACCGTCTCCGAGATGCTCGACCTCCGCTACGGCGGCCGCGCGGGCGTCATCTCCGGAGTCGTCATGTGGGCGTACACGCTGATGCTCGCGGTCACCTCGACCATCGCGTACGCCACGATCTTCGACGTCATCTTCGACATGAACCGCACGCTCGCGATCATCCTCGGCGGCTCCATCGTCGTCGCGTACTCGACGCTCGGCGGCATGTGGTCGATCACGCTCACCGACATGGTGCAGTTCGTGG encodes:
- a CDS encoding ABC transporter substrate-binding protein, which translates into the protein MSHARLPQPSRRGILAAGGALGLTALLAACGDDKKGGSGKAGASDSGPWSFKDDRGTTAKSKSTPKNIVAFTSVAAALFDYGIEVKGVFGPTKTKDGKPDVQAGDMDISKLTILGNEWGKFNIEKYAGLAPDLLVSTMFDDAGTLWSVPEESKDKILKLAPSAGISVFDRKMTEPLQRLLALAESLGADVKADKVVKAKKRFEAAAERLRKVAKTNKDIKVLVGSASQDIFYVSGTNLSADLEYFKSLGVNFVEPSEAAKKASGGWFENLSWENVNKHAADVIMMDNRTATIQPADLDKPTWAKLPAVKAGQVIPRVTEPIYSYDKCAPILEDLADAIEKAKKVS
- a CDS encoding acyl-CoA dehydrogenase family protein, whose translation is MDHRLSPEHEELRRTVEEFAHDVVAPKIGDLYERHEFPYEIVREMGRMGLFGLPFPEEYGGMGGDYLALGIALEELARVDSSVAITLEAGVSLGAMPIHLFGTEEQKREWLPRLCSGELLGAFGLTEPDGGSDAGGTRTTAVREGDEWVINGSKCFITNSGTDITGLVTVTAVTGRKPDGRPLISAIIVPSGTPGFTVAAPYSKVGWNASDTRELAFSDVRVPAANLLGEEGRGYAQFLRILDEGRIAISALATGLAQGCVDESVKYAKERHAFGKPIGANQAIQFKIADMETRAHMARVGWRDAASRLVSGEPFKKQAAIAKLYSSTVAVDNAREATQIHGGYGFMNEYPVARMWRDSKILEIGEGTSEVQRMLIARELGFTA
- a CDS encoding hydroxymethylglutaryl-CoA lyase, producing MTTPAKTGLPMVVPTQDLPPRVRIYEVGARDGLQNEKSVVPTEIKAEFIHRLADAGLTTVEATSFVHPKWVPQLADAEQLFPLLGDVDAKLPVLVPNGRGLDRALALGARNVAVFVSATESFAKANLNRTMDEALAMSEPVVARAREQKVHVRGYLSMCFGDPWEGPVPIAQVVRTAKALLDMGCEELSLGDTIGVATPGHVLALLAELNEEGVPTDRIGVHFHDTYGQALSNTLAALQHGVRTVDASAGGLGGCPYAKSATGNLATEDLVWMLDGLGIETGVDLGRLTATSAWMAGQLGRPSPSRTVRALTGASHQEQ
- a CDS encoding acetyl-CoA carboxylase biotin carboxylase subunit, with the protein product MFDTVLVANRGEIAVRVIRTLRALGVRSVAVFSDADADARHVREADTAVRIGPAPAAESYLSVERLLEAAARTGAQAVHPGYGFLAENAEFARACAAAGLTFIGPPAEAISLMGDKIRAKETVKAAGVPVVPGSSGSGLTDAQLAEAAREIGTPVLLKPSAGGGGKGMRLVRDAALLADEIAAARREARASFGDDTLLVERWIDRPRHIEIQVLADGHGHVIHLGERECSLQRRHQKIIEEAPSVLLDEATRAAMGEAAVQAARSCGYAGAGTVEFIVPGKDPSSYYFMEMNTRLQVEHPVTELITGLDLVEWQLRVAAGEELPYAQQDITLTGHAIEARICAEDPSRGFLPSGGTVLALHEPQGDGVRTDSGLSEGTEVGSLYDPMLSKVIAYGPDRATALRKLRAALARTVTLGVPTNAGFLRRLLAHPAVVAGDLDTGLVEREADDLVPDGVPDEVYEAAAAARTTALEPTGDGWRDPFSVPAGWRLGGTPAPLTHWLRVPGHDPVAHIAAEGPRTVEPGSVTVHLEGLTHTFHRAGDWLGRDGDAWHVQDHDPVAANLSGAAHSGADALTAPMPGTVTVVKVSTGDHVTAGQSLLVVEAMKMEHVISAPHAGTVAELDVTPGSTVAMDQVLAVVLPDEPEEDKK